The following proteins are encoded in a genomic region of Sulfurimonas sp. HSL3-7:
- a CDS encoding YaeQ family protein, protein MAANATIYKASLNIADMDRHYYAEHELTLAKHPSENDLRLMVRLAAFVLNADEGLTFCKGIAQEDEPDLWLKALDGAIDLWIDLGQPDEKRIRKACGRSEKVVIYTYQEGSALAWWKQAEKALRRFKNLSVIHLAIEGDIEALSQRTMRLQCNISDGELTLMDDENCVTVREEVWKEA, encoded by the coding sequence ATGGCTGCCAACGCAACAATATATAAGGCTTCGCTCAACATTGCCGATATGGACAGGCACTATTACGCCGAGCATGAGCTGACTCTGGCCAAGCACCCCTCTGAAAACGACCTGCGTCTGATGGTCCGGCTGGCAGCTTTCGTGCTCAATGCCGACGAGGGGCTGACCTTCTGCAAGGGGATCGCGCAGGAGGACGAGCCTGACCTCTGGCTCAAGGCGCTGGACGGTGCGATAGATCTCTGGATCGACCTCGGCCAGCCTGACGAGAAACGCATCCGAAAAGCGTGCGGGCGTTCCGAAAAGGTGGTGATCTATACCTATCAGGAGGGGAGCGCTCTGGCGTGGTGGAAACAGGCGGAGAAGGCACTCAGACGCTTTAAGAACCTTTCGGTCATCCATCTGGCTATCGAAGGCGACATCGAGGCTCTTTCACAGCGGACCATGCGGCTGCAGTGCAATATCAGCGACGGCGAGCTGACGCTGATGGACGATGAAAACTGTGTGACAGTCAGAGAAGAGGTCTGGAAAGAGGCCTAG
- a CDS encoding phage holin family protein gives MNKDVTKKINLLVRSEKALLKLEMRRTGRQVLLVTVAVLAILATLVMVNIAAYFYLTETQSPFHAALILSGVDLVIAILFLVFASRQEIGAEADAINEIRDYALSELSEDFEEIRLEALEIRNSFSKVSSGISSVFNRDFSALKSIFPIVEMVFEARKKNKQ, from the coding sequence ATGAACAAAGATGTAACGAAGAAGATCAACCTTCTGGTACGCAGCGAAAAGGCACTCTTAAAGCTTGAGATGCGTCGTACAGGACGTCAGGTGCTCCTGGTAACGGTCGCCGTACTCGCCATTTTGGCGACGCTGGTAATGGTCAATATAGCTGCCTATTTCTATCTGACGGAGACACAGTCGCCTTTTCATGCCGCCTTGATACTGTCGGGTGTTGATCTGGTCATTGCCATTCTCTTTTTGGTTTTTGCATCGCGACAGGAGATCGGCGCCGAAGCTGATGCGATCAATGAGATCCGTGATTACGCCTTGAGCGAGCTGTCCGAAGATTTTGAAGAGATCAGGCTAGAGGCTTTGGAGATACGAAACAGCTTTTCAAAAGTGAGCAGCGGTATCAGCTCTGTTTTTAACAGGGACTTCTCAGCACTTAAGTCGATTTTCCCAATTGTCGAGATGGTCTTTGAAGCACGAAAAAAAAATAAGCAATAA
- the pdxA gene encoding 4-hydroxythreonine-4-phosphate dehydrogenase has product MSTLTRPRIAVSVGDINGVGIEIALKAHEEISKTVQPIYCINRALLLKAAKLLNMTIPDDFELEEVGGDIDIEPGVVSERSGEFSYHSFLKAVDLAKEKKVDAVVTLPIHKEAWSLAGIKYKGHTDMLRDIFDRDAIMMLGCSKLYVALFTEHIPLQAVASSVTLERLVTFLEDFHRAIGDQKVAVLGLNPHAGDNGVLGSEETIISEAIKTINVALGKELFIGPLVPDIAFTPHSRAQYTYFIAMYHDQGLAPLKALYFDESVNISLNLPIIRTSVDHGTAFDIAYQNHANTLSYINAINAAVGLLK; this is encoded by the coding sequence ATGTCAACGCTAACAAGACCTCGCATCGCTGTCAGTGTGGGAGACATCAACGGTGTCGGCATCGAGATTGCACTCAAAGCGCATGAAGAGATCTCAAAAACAGTTCAACCGATCTACTGTATCAACAGAGCCTTGCTTTTAAAAGCCGCAAAACTTTTAAACATGACCATACCGGATGATTTTGAACTCGAAGAGGTGGGCGGGGATATCGATATTGAACCCGGTGTTGTCTCCGAGCGTTCCGGCGAGTTCAGCTACCACTCGTTCCTCAAGGCCGTTGATCTTGCCAAAGAGAAAAAAGTGGACGCTGTCGTCACCCTTCCTATCCATAAAGAGGCGTGGTCACTCGCCGGTATCAAGTACAAAGGCCACACCGATATGCTTCGCGATATCTTTGATCGCGATGCCATCATGATGCTGGGCTGTTCCAAACTCTATGTCGCTCTTTTCACCGAGCACATCCCGCTGCAAGCGGTTGCCAGTTCAGTGACACTTGAGCGTCTCGTCACTTTCCTGGAAGATTTTCATCGCGCCATAGGCGATCAAAAAGTGGCCGTACTCGGTCTTAATCCCCATGCAGGTGACAACGGCGTTTTGGGCAGCGAAGAGACGATCATCTCCGAAGCTATCAAAACGATCAATGTCGCATTGGGAAAAGAGCTCTTCATCGGCCCTCTCGTTCCGGACATTGCATTTACACCGCATTCCAGAGCACAGTACACCTACTTTATAGCGATGTACCACGACCAGGGTCTGGCCCCGCTCAAGGCGCTCTACTTTGACGAAAGTGTCAATATTTCACTCAACCTTCCGATCATCCGTACATCGGTCGATCACGGCACTGCATTTGACATTGCCTATCAAAACCACGCCAATACCCTCAGCTATATCAATGCTATCAACGCTGCCGTCGGACTTTTAAAGTAG
- a CDS encoding DUF234 domain-containing protein has product MSKYPTLLEQFRSFCFQNNAADLEQAIEYFAVFGGMGWSVDLSRPLEELIEEKVLNNYRYIHGDLAKITQSNKTHHAVLSALAVGDRREFSAFKRAGVEREEGEASIKFLVDNGLLVRERSQEQPIDEQEVVADKFLFTLPFMRFWFSAVSPYYKGVREGDFSEVKERWSHLQHEFSDHIYARLVMELVKKSFKEDPIEKIGSYWDKNGEIDILARTKSGRIVAGSCRYAKSKAKKSELTKLREQCSKAELHPDIYLIFSKSGFSNELKKEKGEGVRLFTLKNLRILVEELGKKDLLVNTNKKY; this is encoded by the coding sequence ATGTCAAAATACCCGACACTTCTCGAACAATTCCGCTCTTTCTGTTTTCAAAACAATGCTGCCGATCTTGAACAGGCCATCGAATATTTTGCTGTATTCGGCGGTATGGGTTGGAGTGTCGATCTCAGCAGGCCTTTGGAGGAGCTGATCGAAGAGAAGGTGTTGAACAACTACCGCTATATCCACGGCGACCTTGCGAAGATCACGCAGAGCAACAAGACGCATCACGCGGTGCTCAGCGCGCTAGCCGTCGGCGACCGGCGCGAATTCTCCGCCTTCAAACGGGCCGGTGTTGAGAGAGAAGAAGGTGAAGCGTCCATAAAGTTCCTGGTCGACAACGGCCTGCTTGTGCGCGAGAGATCGCAGGAACAGCCGATTGACGAGCAGGAGGTGGTCGCAGACAAATTTCTATTTACCCTACCTTTCATGCGTTTCTGGTTCTCTGCCGTCTCGCCGTATTACAAGGGTGTCAGAGAGGGAGACTTCAGCGAGGTCAAAGAGCGCTGGAGCCACCTGCAGCATGAGTTCTCCGACCATATTTATGCGCGTCTTGTGATGGAGCTTGTCAAAAAGAGTTTCAAAGAGGACCCGATAGAGAAGATCGGCTCCTACTGGGACAAAAACGGCGAGATCGATATCCTGGCAAGGACAAAGTCGGGCAGGATCGTTGCGGGTAGCTGCAGGTACGCCAAATCAAAGGCCAAAAAGAGCGAACTGACAAAGCTCAGGGAACAGTGTTCCAAAGCGGAGCTGCACCCCGACATCTATCTCATCTTCTCCAAAAGCGGCTTTTCAAACGAGCTGAAAAAAGAGAAGGGTGAGGGGGTCAGACTCTTTACGCTGAAAAACCTGCGGATCCTTGTCGAAGAGCTGGGCAAAAAAGACCTTCTGGTCAATACCAACAAGAAGTACTAG
- a CDS encoding D-hexose-6-phosphate mutarotase, producing the protein MPISKEYRLHEIPDNLYFYKTENGLIKIVIDNEYAEAEIYLHGANLTHFQPKGEEAVIFNGKKTIFAASKTVHAGIPICWPWFGPHPTESTKPQHGFARDMLWQLKNTRVLGSGETEVVLTLIENAQSLELWPHSFELELTFTIGRNLSVSHKTTNTSKLPFTLTQALHSYFFIGDIESAEVRGVEGTPFVDYVDGRKEKTETASLHVSRTVNRVYIPTQATCRIIDPLLKRTIIIEKEGSDSTTIWNPWQESGIHDLPGDAYRKFLCIETTNALSDAKSLQPGESCMITQKVSVQKH; encoded by the coding sequence ATGCCAATATCGAAAGAGTACCGTCTGCATGAGATCCCTGATAACCTCTACTTTTATAAGACAGAGAACGGGCTGATCAAGATCGTTATCGACAATGAATATGCTGAAGCTGAGATCTATCTGCACGGTGCGAATTTGACCCATTTTCAGCCCAAAGGCGAAGAGGCGGTCATCTTTAACGGTAAGAAGACGATCTTCGCTGCCTCCAAAACGGTTCATGCCGGCATACCGATCTGCTGGCCTTGGTTTGGCCCACACCCGACGGAGAGTACCAAACCCCAACACGGCTTTGCCCGTGACATGCTCTGGCAGCTCAAAAATACTCGCGTGCTCGGGAGCGGGGAGACGGAGGTCGTCCTCACTCTTATAGAGAATGCACAGAGCCTGGAGTTATGGCCCCACTCTTTCGAGCTTGAACTCACCTTCACCATCGGCAGAAACCTTAGCGTCTCGCACAAGACAACCAACACCTCGAAATTGCCGTTCACGCTTACGCAGGCACTCCACAGCTACTTCTTTATCGGTGACATCGAGTCGGCCGAGGTAAGAGGCGTCGAGGGGACCCCTTTTGTGGACTACGTCGATGGCAGAAAAGAGAAGACAGAAACAGCCTCGCTTCACGTCAGCCGCACGGTCAACCGCGTCTACATCCCGACCCAAGCCACCTGCAGGATCATTGATCCGCTGCTTAAACGCACGATCATCATCGAAAAAGAGGGGAGCGACTCCACCACGATCTGGAACCCATGGCAGGAGAGCGGCATTCATGATCTGCCGGGCGACGCCTACAGGAAGTTCCTCTGCATCGAGACGACCAATGCCCTCTCCGATGCGAAGAGCCTGCAGCCCGGCGAATCCTGTATGATCACACAGAAGGTCTCGGTACAAAAACACTAG
- a CDS encoding pyridoxine 5'-phosphate synthase, whose translation MTLGVNIDHIAVLREARKINDPDPLMALGICAQNGADQITIHLREDRRHIHDNDAKKIIASSPVPVNLECSINPDIIDIVCKLKPHRATLVPENRAEVTTEGGLDVIGKSDAISDAIERLHDAQIEVSLFIDPAINAVEQSHALDADMVELHTGHYANIYAMLYSSLPYSHHAIEELDLPRDELKSKLQEALDAIKTSASHARSIQLAVAAGHGLNYQNVKAMVDIDTITELNIGQSIVARSVFSGLASAVKEMKALCQR comes from the coding sequence ATGACACTCGGTGTCAACATCGACCATATCGCCGTCTTGCGCGAAGCACGCAAGATCAACGATCCCGACCCGTTAATGGCGCTTGGCATCTGTGCACAGAACGGGGCGGACCAGATCACCATCCACCTGCGTGAAGACCGCCGCCATATCCATGACAACGACGCCAAAAAGATCATCGCCTCCTCGCCGGTACCGGTCAACCTGGAGTGTTCTATCAATCCCGATATCATCGACATCGTCTGCAAGCTTAAGCCTCACCGCGCCACATTGGTACCCGAGAACCGTGCCGAAGTGACCACCGAAGGCGGTCTGGATGTCATCGGCAAAAGCGATGCCATCAGTGACGCGATTGAGCGTCTGCATGATGCCCAGATCGAGGTCTCCCTCTTTATCGATCCCGCGATCAACGCTGTTGAACAGAGTCATGCCCTCGATGCCGACATGGTCGAGCTGCATACCGGCCACTATGCCAATATCTACGCGATGCTCTACTCCTCTCTTCCCTATTCCCATCATGCCATTGAGGAGCTCGACCTGCCCCGTGACGAGTTAAAATCCAAACTTCAGGAAGCACTCGATGCCATCAAGACAAGTGCATCGCATGCCAGGTCCATACAGCTTGCCGTTGCCGCCGGACACGGCCTTAATTATCAGAATGTCAAGGCGATGGTCGATATCGACACCATTACCGAACTCAATATCGGCCAAAGCATCGTCGCCCGTTCGGTCTTTAGCGGTCTTGCCTCTGCCGTCAAAGAGATGAAAGCACTATGTCAACGCTAA
- a CDS encoding patatin-like phospholipase family protein, producing the protein MKQKTVSLVLGSGGARGMAHIGVIKCLEEHGYKIESVSGCSMGALVGGFYAAGKLDNYTEWLRKIDTLDMLKLLDLKGSGGLVSGETLMEKMRELVGDPLIEELPIKFTAVASDVKEEKEIWINRGSLMHAVRASISIPLFFTPHQHIGRLLIDGGVLNPVPIAPTFDDNTDLTIAVNLGGDIEPNLFPPKKEIDRSVSARIKEYLQNIAIPDTIMQEYGMYEIVSQSIEAMQGTIARMKLAAYPPDMVIEIPRNLCGMMEFNRANEIIEYGYRICGKRLNGGTAGSGVKALVLTDQLPDVV; encoded by the coding sequence ATGAAACAAAAAACAGTCTCGCTGGTCTTGGGGAGCGGCGGTGCAAGAGGTATGGCACATATCGGCGTGATCAAATGTCTTGAAGAGCACGGTTATAAGATCGAATCGGTTTCGGGCTGTTCGATGGGGGCACTGGTCGGCGGTTTTTATGCTGCCGGCAAGCTGGACAACTACACCGAATGGCTGCGCAAGATCGACACCCTGGACATGCTAAAACTGCTTGACCTCAAGGGATCGGGCGGCCTGGTTTCGGGTGAGACCCTGATGGAGAAGATGAGAGAGCTTGTCGGTGATCCGTTGATCGAGGAGCTTCCGATCAAGTTCACGGCGGTTGCTTCGGACGTCAAAGAGGAGAAAGAGATCTGGATCAACAGAGGTTCGCTGATGCATGCCGTCCGCGCCTCTATCTCGATACCGCTTTTCTTTACCCCGCATCAGCATATCGGACGGCTGTTGATCGACGGCGGGGTGCTCAATCCTGTCCCCATCGCCCCTACCTTTGACGACAACACCGACCTGACGATCGCCGTCAACCTTGGGGGTGATATAGAGCCGAATCTCTTTCCGCCGAAGAAAGAGATAGACCGCTCGGTTTCAGCCCGTATCAAAGAGTATTTGCAGAACATAGCGATACCCGATACGATTATGCAGGAGTACGGCATGTATGAGATCGTCAGCCAGTCGATAGAAGCGATGCAGGGGACGATAGCCCGCATGAAACTCGCTGCCTATCCGCCGGATATGGTGATCGAGATTCCGCGCAACCTTTGCGGTATGATGGAGTTCAACCGCGCAAACGAGATCATCGAATACGGCTACCGGATCTGCGGCAAGAGGTTGAACGGCGGGACGGCAGGATCGGGTGTAAAAGCACTTGTGCTGACAGATCAGTTGCCGGATGTAGTATAA
- the tgt gene encoding tRNA guanosine(34) transglycosylase Tgt → MEFTLEAQSGKARACTIKTAHSTITTPVFMPVGTLGSVKALDMADMHDLLGAEIILANTYHMYLRPGDETVHKMGKLHKFTTYPKSFLTDSGGFQAFSLSDISKADANGIEFRSHIDGSKHYFTPEKVIDIQHNLGSDIMMILDDLVALPATQERIKLSIERTTEWAKQSIKYFREKQQEGTGSDQNIFAIIQGGTDKAFRTKSATELCTLDYDGFAIGGLSVGETNEDMYDTVEHTVQYMPEDKPRYLMGVGTPEDLVENVERGIDMFDCVMPTRNARNGTLFTSFGRINIRGAKFKEDAAPIDPECDCMTCKRYSRAYMNHLFRSREITFFRLATIHNLHYYLTLMKQMRQAILEDRFQAFKEDFYAKRS, encoded by the coding sequence ATGGAATTCACCCTTGAAGCCCAAAGCGGTAAGGCGCGTGCCTGTACCATCAAAACAGCACACTCTACAATTACCACGCCGGTTTTTATGCCCGTAGGTACATTAGGTTCTGTTAAAGCACTCGATATGGCGGACATGCATGATCTGCTCGGTGCCGAGATCATTCTAGCCAACACCTACCATATGTATCTCCGTCCTGGAGACGAGACGGTCCACAAGATGGGCAAACTGCATAAATTCACCACCTACCCCAAAAGCTTCCTGACCGACAGCGGCGGGTTTCAGGCCTTCAGTCTCAGCGACATTTCCAAAGCCGACGCCAACGGGATCGAGTTCCGAAGCCATATCGACGGATCCAAACACTATTTTACCCCTGAGAAAGTCATCGACATCCAGCACAACCTCGGTTCGGACATTATGATGATTCTCGACGACCTTGTGGCACTTCCCGCAACGCAGGAACGCATCAAACTCTCTATCGAACGCACAACGGAGTGGGCCAAACAGTCGATCAAATACTTCCGCGAAAAACAGCAAGAAGGGACCGGCTCCGATCAGAACATCTTTGCCATCATCCAGGGCGGTACCGATAAGGCCTTCCGTACCAAATCGGCAACGGAACTGTGCACCCTGGACTATGACGGCTTTGCCATCGGCGGTCTCTCTGTCGGTGAAACCAACGAGGATATGTATGATACGGTCGAGCATACGGTGCAGTATATGCCCGAAGATAAACCGCGCTATCTTATGGGTGTAGGAACACCTGAAGACCTGGTTGAAAACGTCGAACGCGGCATCGACATGTTCGACTGCGTCATGCCGACGCGCAATGCACGCAACGGCACCCTCTTCACCTCGTTCGGCCGCATCAACATCAGGGGAGCAAAATTCAAAGAGGACGCAGCGCCGATCGATCCTGAATGTGATTGTATGACCTGCAAGCGCTATTCGCGTGCCTATATGAACCACCTTTTCCGTTCCCGCGAGATCACCTTTTTTCGTCTTGCGACGATTCACAACCTGCACTACTATCTCACGCTGATGAAGCAGATGCGACAGGCTATTTTAGAGGACAGGTTTCAGGCGTTCAAGGAGGATTTCTATGCCAAACGCAGTTAA
- a CDS encoding TrkA C-terminal domain-containing protein, with protein MKKILIISDSTIGRHFIQRAIDTFTKDNIYYVIQPKAVVFENAPVSRFKFFEFDPTSLYKLSNVLKMEFSQVFIAMKNPTDIENTIANIRISKKQLRIIVIDHWALKLEDSNIVQVNTNEILASHMFDYLPNVPVIAQNVGLGEGEIMEVLVPFGSSFVYRHIGVIEQNNWRIVGIYRDGKLLLPEERRMIHPNDQLLLVGDPAVLNSVYRAIKREIGQFPQPFGTNLYLFVDMLKEDKKEILHLVEKAIAVHAYFKNRLVIKVCNPGDIGILTKIKEKRDERVIVDVDYKESYIDDVVLNDVKNYDIGLIMVSSKMFAKDKMREILFDANVPILSLAKRSVAKIRDTVLILNDNKDLEKISTTVFDLSSQMGYNLELLKNESEESSEQDEIVEHYRNLSAIFSKNIHVNFHHDNPIRKLSRRENFLHCIPFTENVLQAKGSTLFSTDIESLYHKLNSYHQLFIPIKI; from the coding sequence ATGAAAAAGATCTTGATAATCAGCGACAGTACGATTGGACGCCATTTTATCCAGCGGGCTATTGATACGTTTACCAAAGACAATATCTACTATGTCATTCAGCCTAAAGCGGTAGTGTTTGAAAATGCGCCGGTATCCCGTTTTAAATTTTTTGAATTTGATCCGACAAGTCTCTACAAACTCTCGAATGTGTTGAAAATGGAGTTCAGCCAGGTCTTCATCGCGATGAAAAACCCTACGGACATCGAGAACACCATCGCCAATATCCGCATCTCCAAGAAACAGCTGCGCATCATTGTCATCGATCACTGGGCCTTGAAACTCGAAGACTCCAATATTGTCCAGGTCAACACCAACGAGATCCTTGCCTCGCATATGTTCGACTACCTGCCTAATGTACCGGTCATCGCACAGAATGTCGGTCTAGGTGAAGGGGAGATCATGGAGGTGCTGGTACCGTTTGGCAGCTCTTTCGTCTACCGTCATATCGGTGTCATTGAACAGAACAACTGGCGCATCGTCGGCATCTACCGAGACGGAAAACTGCTGTTGCCTGAAGAACGGCGTATGATCCATCCCAACGATCAGCTTCTTCTGGTCGGTGATCCGGCTGTATTGAATTCGGTCTACCGTGCGATCAAACGTGAAATTGGACAGTTCCCTCAACCCTTCGGAACGAATCTCTATCTTTTTGTCGACATGCTTAAAGAGGACAAAAAAGAGATACTTCATCTGGTGGAGAAAGCGATTGCAGTCCATGCATACTTTAAAAACCGTCTTGTCATCAAGGTCTGCAATCCGGGTGATATCGGGATTTTGACAAAGATTAAAGAGAAACGTGATGAACGCGTGATTGTTGATGTGGATTATAAAGAGAGCTATATCGACGATGTCGTTTTAAACGATGTCAAAAACTATGATATCGGTTTGATCATGGTCTCATCGAAGATGTTTGCGAAAGATAAAATGCGGGAGATCCTTTTTGATGCCAATGTGCCGATCCTCTCATTGGCAAAACGTTCCGTTGCCAAGATCCGTGATACGGTGCTGATCCTAAATGACAATAAGGACCTTGAAAAGATATCAACAACCGTTTTTGACCTCTCCTCGCAGATGGGGTACAACCTTGAACTGCTGAAAAATGAAAGTGAAGAGAGCAGTGAACAAGATGAGATCGTCGAGCATTATCGCAATCTTTCGGCTATCTTCTCCAAAAATATTCATGTCAATTTCCATCACGACAATCCGATACGAAAGCTCTCCAGACGGGAGAACTTTTTGCACTGTATCCCTTTCACCGAGAATGTATTGCAGGCGAAAGGTTCGACACTTTTCTCTACGGACATCGAGTCGCTTTATCACAAGCTCAACAGCTATCATCAGCTTTTTATTCCGATCAAGATCTAA
- the aroB gene encoding 3-dehydroquinate synthase, whose protein sequence is MTIDINLKKEIDLSYQVIIDPLSQLSFDTKVAVVTNPTVSAFHLEYLTSKINAKELHIITVPDGEQYKNWQSIEMILDGMFEARFNRNSLLIAFGGGVIGDMTGFAASIYQRGIDFIQIPTTLLAQVDASVGGKTGFNNKYGKNLVGAFHQPKAVYADASFLKTLPKREFAAGVAEVIKMAVCFDADFFAWLESADLGDEKQLAEAVAKSVMTKARVVAKDEKERGLRAALNYGHTFGHVIENETDYTGFLHGEAVAIGMVMANDTAVELGWMSSDEAQRVKTLLERYDLPVSYTIKDVDRFYETFYLDKKSADSAITFIIPRSLGGVEITDAIDASTIKKVLERYAVN, encoded by the coding sequence ATGACCATCGATATCAACCTCAAAAAAGAGATCGATCTCTCCTATCAAGTGATCATTGACCCGCTTTCTCAGCTCAGTTTTGACACCAAAGTTGCTGTTGTGACAAACCCGACCGTCTCCGCGTTTCATCTGGAATATTTAACCTCAAAGATCAATGCAAAAGAGCTGCACATCATCACTGTGCCTGACGGTGAACAGTACAAAAACTGGCAGAGCATCGAGATGATCCTGGATGGGATGTTTGAAGCGCGTTTTAACCGGAACTCGCTTCTGATCGCCTTTGGCGGAGGAGTGATCGGAGACATGACCGGCTTCGCCGCCAGTATCTACCAGCGCGGTATCGATTTTATTCAGATACCGACGACACTGTTGGCTCAGGTCGATGCAAGTGTCGGCGGCAAGACAGGTTTCAACAACAAATACGGGAAGAACCTGGTGGGGGCTTTCCATCAGCCCAAAGCGGTGTACGCCGATGCCTCGTTTTTGAAGACTCTGCCAAAGCGTGAGTTTGCCGCGGGTGTTGCTGAAGTCATCAAGATGGCTGTCTGCTTCGATGCCGACTTTTTTGCATGGTTGGAGTCCGCGGACCTGGGTGATGAGAAACAGTTGGCTGAAGCTGTCGCAAAGTCGGTTATGACCAAAGCCCGGGTTGTGGCCAAGGATGAAAAAGAGAGAGGGCTTCGTGCCGCGCTGAACTATGGTCATACCTTCGGGCATGTGATCGAAAACGAGACCGACTACACCGGTTTCCTGCATGGTGAAGCTGTCGCGATCGGGATGGTCATGGCCAATGATACGGCTGTTGAACTCGGATGGATGAGCAGCGACGAAGCACAGCGTGTCAAAACATTGTTGGAGCGTTATGATCTGCCGGTCAGCTATACGATCAAAGATGTTGACCGTTTTTACGAGACATTTTATCTGGATAAAAAGAGTGCGGATTCGGCGATAACGTTCATTATTCCAAGATCTCTGGGCGGGGTAGAGATCACCGATGCCATCGATGCGTCAACGATTAAAAAGGTACTGGAGCGTTATGCGGTTAATTAA
- a CDS encoding Do family serine endopeptidase, giving the protein MKKSILLSTVLTLALSASSITFNDAPEVTVRTMPASKQTILSYNDAIKEATASIVFISTKENTASQSPQIHPFFEQFFGQGRIPREFQPRQGLGSGVIISSDGYIVTNNHVIDNADEISVSISGDSTEYAAKVIGKDPKSDLAVIKIETKKELHAILMGHSDTLEIGDVVFAIGNPFGVGQSVTQGIISAQHKDSVGINEYENFIQTDAPINPGNSGGALVDSRGALIGINSAIMTRSGGNNGIGFAIEVDMVRNITKQLIESGSIARGYLGVSIANLNKELRKLYKSSKGAMIVQISPDSPAEKAGLQRGDLITEIDQKSVESAAALKNIIGEYKPDTTITVVFERDGKVKTLELKLGDLSTDQLYAQADTSLLEGVQLSNLDAQTRYSYRIADDIEGVLITEVDVSSEAYDQNLRRGDVIVQIEKHLTPDIAALSKVLKKYKDKYKRLYINRGGRIFVTVIK; this is encoded by the coding sequence ATGAAAAAAAGTATATTACTTTCAACTGTTTTAACACTGGCACTGAGTGCATCATCCATCACTTTTAACGACGCGCCTGAGGTGACGGTGCGTACGATGCCTGCAAGCAAACAAACTATTCTGTCTTACAATGACGCGATCAAAGAAGCAACGGCCTCTATCGTCTTTATCTCGACCAAAGAAAATACGGCAAGCCAAAGCCCGCAAATACACCCTTTTTTTGAGCAGTTCTTCGGGCAAGGTAGAATTCCAAGAGAGTTCCAGCCGCGTCAGGGACTGGGTTCCGGCGTCATTATCTCGAGTGACGGCTACATTGTTACCAACAATCATGTCATCGACAACGCTGATGAGATTTCGGTAAGTATCAGCGGCGACTCGACCGAGTATGCGGCAAAGGTCATTGGCAAAGACCCGAAATCCGACCTTGCCGTCATCAAGATAGAGACAAAAAAAGAGCTTCATGCCATCTTGATGGGCCACTCCGACACGCTTGAGATCGGCGATGTCGTCTTTGCGATCGGCAACCCTTTCGGTGTCGGACAGAGTGTGACACAGGGGATCATCTCTGCCCAGCATAAGGACAGTGTCGGTATTAATGAGTATGAGAACTTCATCCAGACCGATGCGCCCATCAATCCCGGAAACTCCGGTGGCGCTTTGGTAGACAGCCGGGGCGCTCTCATCGGCATCAACTCTGCCATCATGACCAGAAGCGGCGGCAACAACGGCATCGGTTTTGCCATCGAGGTCGATATGGTGCGAAACATCACCAAACAGCTGATAGAGAGCGGCTCAATAGCCAGAGGGTATCTCGGTGTCTCTATCGCCAACCTCAATAAAGAGTTGCGCAAACTCTACAAAAGTTCCAAAGGGGCAATGATCGTACAGATATCGCCTGACTCACCGGCAGAAAAAGCCGGTTTGCAGCGTGGCGATCTGATCACTGAAATCGACCAGAAGAGCGTTGAAAGTGCAGCCGCCTTGAAAAATATCATAGGAGAATATAAACCGGACACGACGATAACTGTTGTATTTGAAAGAGATGGAAAGGTCAAAACACTCGAGCTCAAACTGGGCGATCTCAGTACAGATCAGCTATATGCCCAGGCAGACACATCACTTCTTGAGGGGGTACAGTTGAGCAACCTTGATGCGCAAACGCGTTACAGCTACCGTATCGCAGATGATATAGAAGGGGTCTTGATCACAGAGGTCGACGTATCGAGTGAAGCGTATGATCAAAATCTACGCCGCGGCGATGTCATCGTCCAGATCGAGAAACATCTCACCCCTGACATCGCGGCGCTAAGCAAGGTACTTAAAAAATACAAAGACAAATACAAGCGCCTCTATATCAATCGCGGCGGACGTATCTTTGTAACCGTTATTAAGTAG